In Lycium ferocissimum isolate CSIRO_LF1 chromosome 11, AGI_CSIRO_Lferr_CH_V1, whole genome shotgun sequence, a single genomic region encodes these proteins:
- the LOC132038170 gene encoding ubiquitin-conjugating enzyme E2 10-like gives MASRRIHKELRELQRDPPTSCSAGPVAQDMFHWQATIIGPNDSPYAGGVFHVAIHFPPDYPFKPPKVAFKTKVFHPNINNNGNICLDILKDQWSPALTISKVLLSICSLLTDPNPDDPLVSEIAHMYKTDRNKYESVARNWTQKYAMKTYCIFSGIEDHFK, from the exons ATGGCATCAAGGAGAATTCACAAGGAACTAAGGGAGTTACAAAGAGACCCTCCTACTTCATGTAGTGCAG gtcCTGTGGCTCAGGATATGTTTCATTGGCAAGCAACCATTATTGGCCCAAATGACAGCCCTTATGCAGGTGGTGTTTTTCATGTGGCCATCCATTTCCCCCCTGATTACCCTTTCAAACCCCCCAAg GTGGCTTTCAAGACCAAAGTTTTCCACCCAAATATAAACAATAATGGAAATATTTGTTTGGACATTCTTAAGGATCAATGGAGTCCTGCCCTCACCATATCCAAG GTTTTGCTATCCATATGTTCACTGCTAACAGATCCAAATCCAGATGATCCATTGGTATCAGAAATTGCTCATATGTACAAGACTGATAGAAACAAGTATGAATCAGTGGCTCGCAATTGGACTCAAAAATATGCTATGAAAACTTATTGTATCTTCAGTGGAATTGAGGATCATTTCAAGTGA